Proteins from one Planctomyces sp. SH-PL62 genomic window:
- a CDS encoding aldose 1-epimerase has translation MGFRVDVEKRGGRDVYTMHDDVSGASASVLPSYGFNLFDLRLPIAGEVRPVIVSDPTFAEAPSRAGGNGTPILFPFPNRIRGGSFNFEGKSYAVPAGNGPNAIHGFAIDAPWDVVEHKATPFGAVVAGRFQLSVHAPERADDWPTDAVLNVRYTLADRTLMMDVTVTNPTAVALPYGFGVHPYFRLPFPPGGDPSRTKIILPASKTWILKDFLPTGEVADVPARLDFREGKPIAGLELDDVLTGLSHEPGRGVCRLLDLGKGAEFQLGFDESFRELVVYTPPGKPDVISIEPYTQTTDAINLEPQGFDAGLRILGHGEEDVMKLVMRTVG, from the coding sequence GTGGGATTTCGCGTGGACGTGGAGAAGCGGGGCGGCCGGGACGTTTACACGATGCATGACGACGTCTCCGGGGCGTCGGCGTCGGTCCTGCCGTCGTACGGGTTCAACCTGTTCGATCTCCGGCTGCCGATCGCGGGGGAGGTCCGGCCGGTGATCGTGTCCGACCCGACGTTCGCCGAGGCGCCGAGCCGGGCGGGGGGGAACGGTACGCCGATCCTCTTCCCGTTCCCGAACCGGATCCGGGGGGGCAGCTTCAACTTCGAGGGGAAATCGTACGCGGTGCCGGCGGGCAACGGGCCGAACGCGATCCACGGTTTCGCGATCGACGCCCCCTGGGACGTGGTCGAGCACAAGGCCACGCCGTTCGGGGCGGTGGTGGCGGGCCGGTTCCAGCTTTCGGTGCATGCGCCTGAGCGTGCCGACGACTGGCCGACCGACGCCGTTTTGAACGTCCGCTACACGCTGGCGGACCGCACCCTGATGATGGACGTGACCGTCACCAACCCCACGGCCGTCGCCCTCCCGTACGGCTTCGGCGTCCACCCCTACTTCCGGCTCCCGTTCCCTCCCGGCGGCGATCCCTCGCGGACGAAGATCATCCTGCCGGCCTCGAAAACGTGGATTCTGAAGGACTTCCTGCCGACCGGCGAGGTCGCCGACGTCCCCGCGCGGCTCGACTTCCGCGAGGGCAAGCCGATCGCGGGCCTGGAGCTGGACGACGTCCTGACCGGGCTGAGCCATGAGCCGGGCCGGGGGGTCTGTCGGCTCCTGGACCTGGGAAAGGGCGCCGAGTTCCAGCTCGGGTTCGACGAATCGTTCCGCGAGCTGGTCGTCTACACGCCGCCGGGCAAGCCCGACGTCATCTCGATCGAGCCCTACACCCAGACGACCGACGCGATCAACCTGGAGCCTCAGGGCTTCGACGCCGGCCTCCGCATCCTGGGCCACGGCGAGGAGGACGTCATGAAGCTGGTCATGCGGACCGTGGGCTGA
- a CDS encoding pyridoxamine 5'-phosphate oxidase family protein, producing MDRTKPDTTIRQVAMMLRGIKVAMLTTEAPDGSLHSRPMATQEVEFDGTLWFFTKASSAKVDEIRRDAEVNVSYASPEDHRYVSLAGRASLVRDPEKLRELWTPSNRVWFAQGLDDPDLALLRVDVRIAQYWDMLAGGMTVLPSFESEAVATAPDA from the coding sequence ATGGATCGCACGAAGCCCGACACGACCATCCGGCAAGTGGCGATGATGCTCCGGGGGATCAAGGTCGCGATGTTGACGACCGAGGCCCCGGACGGCAGCCTCCACAGCCGGCCGATGGCGACCCAGGAGGTCGAATTCGACGGCACGCTCTGGTTCTTCACCAAGGCTTCGTCGGCGAAGGTCGACGAGATCCGACGCGACGCCGAGGTGAACGTGAGCTACGCCTCCCCCGAGGACCACCGCTACGTCTCGCTCGCCGGCCGCGCCTCGCTGGTGCGCGACCCCGAGAAGCTTCGCGAGCTGTGGACCCCGTCCAACCGGGTCTGGTTCGCCCAGGGGCTGGACGACCCCGACCTGGCGCTGCTCCGCGTCGACGTCCGCATCGCCCAGTACTGGGACATGCTCGCCGGCGGGATGACCGTCCTCCCCAGCTTCGAGTCCGAGGCCGTCGCGACGGCCCCCGACGCCTGA
- a CDS encoding DUF2892 domain-containing protein — translation MPQNTASQGPKTTIQGGGQEAHGFVQDRGASRELGSTEGSCPMSGNPLQKLLGGQEVNVGDVERVVSVMGGGLLTLFGATRGGLTGLGLAVLGGGLIYRGVTGHCEAYHGLGIDTTDSGGSERGHGRQGGRAPA, via the coding sequence ATGCCCCAGAACACCGCGAGTCAGGGCCCGAAGACGACGATCCAGGGGGGCGGCCAGGAAGCCCACGGCTTCGTCCAGGATCGAGGTGCGAGCCGCGAACTGGGCTCGACCGAGGGGTCGTGCCCCATGAGCGGCAACCCCCTCCAGAAGCTGCTCGGCGGCCAGGAGGTCAACGTGGGGGATGTGGAGCGCGTCGTCTCCGTCATGGGCGGCGGCCTTCTCACCCTCTTCGGCGCGACCCGGGGGGGCCTCACGGGCCTGGGCCTGGCGGTCCTCGGCGGCGGCCTGATCTACCGGGGCGTCACCGGCCATTGCGAGGCGTACCACGGCCTCGGGATCGACACCACCGACTCCGGCGGGTCCGAGCGCGGACACGGCCGCCAGGGCGGCCGCGCCCCCGCCTGA
- a CDS encoding GTPase: MPANLPPQYLKVEDEYRGLTRPGERLEKLREMFRLLPKHKGTEKLQSDLKTKMSRLKDEIEAAAPGAKKHGGAPRLPREGAGRIVLVGPPNSGKSALLAALTNARPTVAPFPFTTRAPQLGILDVEDVPIQLVDLPPVSADFMEPWLPGLIRSADAAILAVDLASDDAADETEAVLALLAGKGIELVEELPYDVEDVEARHVKVVAAATKADAPGAEGRLEVIREWFAGRFSPLPVSAEAAQGLETLAESAYHSLGLIRIFTKVPGRPTDRSRPFTVPVGSTVLDLAREIHRDLETSLKSARIWGTGVFEGQSVKRDHELHDRDVVELHAS, from the coding sequence ATGCCGGCCAACCTTCCGCCCCAATACCTGAAGGTCGAGGACGAGTACCGAGGCCTCACCAGGCCCGGCGAGCGGCTGGAGAAGCTCCGCGAGATGTTCCGCCTCCTCCCCAAGCACAAGGGGACGGAGAAGCTCCAGTCCGACCTCAAGACGAAGATGAGCCGGCTGAAGGACGAGATCGAGGCCGCGGCCCCCGGCGCGAAGAAGCACGGCGGCGCCCCCCGGCTCCCCCGCGAGGGCGCCGGCCGGATCGTCCTGGTGGGCCCCCCCAACTCCGGCAAGAGCGCGCTGCTGGCCGCCCTGACCAACGCCCGGCCGACGGTCGCCCCGTTCCCCTTCACCACCCGCGCGCCCCAACTGGGGATCCTCGACGTCGAGGACGTGCCGATCCAGCTCGTCGACCTGCCGCCGGTCTCCGCGGATTTCATGGAGCCCTGGCTCCCGGGCCTGATCCGCTCGGCCGACGCCGCGATCCTGGCCGTCGACCTGGCCAGCGACGACGCCGCCGACGAGACCGAGGCCGTCCTGGCCCTCCTGGCCGGGAAGGGGATCGAGCTGGTCGAGGAGCTGCCGTACGACGTCGAGGACGTCGAGGCCCGCCACGTCAAGGTCGTGGCCGCCGCCACCAAGGCCGACGCCCCGGGGGCCGAGGGCCGCCTGGAGGTGATCCGCGAATGGTTCGCCGGCCGGTTCTCCCCCCTGCCGGTCTCGGCCGAGGCCGCGCAAGGACTGGAAACCCTGGCGGAAAGCGCATACCATTCGTTGGGTTTGATTCGCATTTTCACGAAAGTCCCAGGAAGGCCGACGGATCGGTCGAGGCCCTTCACGGTGCCCGTCGGCAGCACGGTGCTCGACCTCGCCCGCGAGATCCACCGCGACCTGGAGACCTCGCTCAAGTCCGCCAGGATCTGGGGGACCGGCGTCTTCGAAGGCCAGAGCGTCAAACGAGACCACGAACTACACGATCGCGACGTCGTGGAGCTGCATGCGTCATGA
- a CDS encoding response regulator yields the protein MATALIVEDHPEQAHLVQRILGLRGFEAVIAEDGETGLLMAHRHQPDVVLLDLMLPDVNGFDVCRRLRSDRATMLTPVVMLTALDDRQHRMHGFRVGANAYLTKPYGIEQLFEAIAAARDWRESMLRQELHGEIHVEINSEITLLKDLNDFLMNVCRTTPLSNDQVMQIRQAVMEMAQNAIEWGNQHRSDRLVEITYRVHQDSLEIVIRDQGPGFNRQALPHAAVADDPFSHLDVRDKLGLRAGGFGLLICQGMVDEMKYNQEGNEVTLLKRYPRPDAAPGPGPEPEPEPATES from the coding sequence ATGGCGACGGCCTTGATCGTGGAGGACCACCCGGAGCAGGCCCACCTGGTGCAGCGGATCCTCGGCCTGCGCGGCTTCGAAGCCGTCATCGCCGAGGACGGCGAGACCGGCCTCCTGATGGCCCATCGCCACCAGCCCGACGTCGTCCTGCTGGACCTGATGCTCCCGGACGTCAACGGCTTCGACGTCTGCCGACGGCTCCGCAGCGACCGGGCCACCATGCTCACCCCGGTGGTCATGCTCACCGCCCTGGACGACCGCCAGCACCGCATGCACGGCTTCCGCGTGGGCGCCAACGCCTACCTCACCAAGCCGTACGGCATCGAACAGCTCTTCGAGGCGATCGCCGCCGCCCGCGACTGGCGCGAGAGCATGCTCCGGCAGGAACTCCACGGCGAGATCCACGTCGAGATCAACAGCGAAATCACCCTGCTGAAAGACCTCAACGACTTCCTGATGAACGTCTGCCGCACCACCCCGCTCTCCAACGACCAGGTGATGCAGATCCGCCAGGCCGTGATGGAGATGGCCCAGAACGCCATCGAGTGGGGCAACCAGCACCGGTCCGACCGCCTGGTGGAGATCACCTATCGGGTCCACCAGGACAGCCTGGAGATCGTGATCCGCGACCAGGGCCCCGGCTTCAATCGCCAGGCCCTCCCCCACGCCGCCGTCGCCGACGACCCGTTCTCGCACCTCGACGTCCGCGACAAGCTGGGCCTCCGCGCCGGGGGATTCGGACTCTTGATCTGCCAGGGGATGGTCGATGAGATGAAGTATAACCAGGAAGGGAACGAGGTCACGCTCCTGAAGCGCTACCCCCGTCCCGACGCCGCGCCCGGACCCGGACCCGAGCCCGAGCCCGAGCCCGCGACGGAATCCTGA
- a CDS encoding hybrid sensor histidine kinase/response regulator yields MVTTQERHVPAATGTADPTRNRRRPVVLVVDDEPEVLRSIHDLLRIDYQIVTRGSGVEALEYLRTAPDVSAILTDQRMPGMTGVELLREAADVRPETTRLLFTAFADLSTVVDAINRGHVFRYIAKPWDPDELQALIRQAVERHDLIAEKSRLMIELQEANARLVEADRLKGAFLEVASHELNTPVTVIKGLSDLWKMSQAAAAAPAEVDWVDRIRAAADRLARTVERMLKLIDTKAFSQGLATEPVDLEPLIRGAIDVVTPYLEKRGQTIEVAIQPGLAPVHCDRDKIHDVLINLLINAVKFTPDGMTIAVEAADQEDGEREGDADAPRFVRVAVRDQGAGLDPENRRFLFEPFFTGFDTLHHSSGEYQFGKRGIGLGLCLVKTFVELHGGRVEASTPADGLGGSVFAFVLPHRPAPTPVPPLGQVAPFEPD; encoded by the coding sequence GTGGTTACGACCCAAGAACGTCACGTCCCGGCCGCGACCGGGACGGCCGATCCGACCCGAAACCGGCGACGGCCCGTCGTCCTGGTCGTCGACGACGAGCCCGAGGTCCTCCGGTCGATCCACGACCTGCTCCGGATCGACTACCAGATCGTCACCCGGGGGAGCGGGGTCGAGGCCCTGGAATACCTCCGCACCGCCCCCGACGTCTCCGCCATCCTGACCGACCAGCGGATGCCCGGCATGACCGGCGTCGAGCTGCTGCGCGAGGCCGCCGACGTCCGCCCGGAGACGACCCGGCTCCTGTTCACCGCCTTCGCCGACCTCAGCACGGTCGTCGACGCCATCAACCGGGGCCACGTCTTCCGCTACATCGCCAAGCCCTGGGACCCGGACGAGCTCCAGGCCCTGATCCGCCAGGCCGTCGAGCGCCACGACCTGATCGCCGAGAAGTCCCGGCTGATGATCGAGCTCCAGGAGGCCAACGCCCGGCTCGTGGAGGCCGACCGCCTCAAGGGCGCCTTCCTGGAGGTCGCCAGCCACGAGCTGAACACTCCGGTCACCGTCATCAAGGGCCTCTCCGACCTCTGGAAGATGTCCCAGGCCGCCGCCGCGGCCCCCGCCGAGGTCGACTGGGTGGACCGCATCCGCGCCGCCGCCGACCGCCTGGCCCGGACCGTCGAGCGGATGCTCAAGCTGATCGACACCAAGGCGTTCTCCCAGGGCCTCGCCACCGAGCCGGTCGACCTGGAGCCCCTGATCCGGGGCGCGATCGACGTGGTGACCCCCTACCTGGAGAAGCGCGGCCAGACGATCGAGGTCGCGATCCAACCCGGGCTCGCGCCGGTCCACTGCGATCGGGACAAGATCCACGACGTCCTGATCAACCTCCTGATCAACGCCGTCAAGTTCACGCCCGACGGCATGACCATCGCCGTCGAGGCCGCCGACCAGGAGGATGGGGAGCGCGAGGGGGACGCCGACGCCCCCCGCTTCGTCCGCGTCGCCGTCCGCGACCAGGGGGCCGGCCTCGACCCCGAGAACCGCCGATTCCTGTTCGAACCCTTCTTCACCGGCTTCGACACCCTGCACCACTCCTCGGGCGAATACCAGTTCGGCAAGCGCGGCATCGGCCTGGGACTCTGCCTCGTCAAGACCTTCGTCGAGCTGCACGGCGGCCGGGTCGAGGCCTCCACCCCCGCCGACGGCCTCGGCGGCTCCGTCTTCGCCTTCGTCCTCCCCCACCGCCCCGCCCCCACCCCCGTCCCCCCCCTCGGCCAGGTGGCACCCTTCGAGCCCGATTGA
- a CDS encoding nitrilase family protein encodes MAGLTCGAVQFHHRAGDKAYNFSVVERFVEEARAQGVKILAFPEMCLTGYWHATKLDRAGLEALAEPVPDGPSSRRLLALAQASGLAIGAGLIERGDDGRLFNAYVVALPDGAVHRHRKIHAFESEHIAAGDRYTVFDTPWGVRAAVLICYDNNLVENARAVALLGADVLIAPHQTGGCDSRSPHAMGPIDPALWARREADPEAIEAEFRGPKGREWLLRWLPARAHDNGYFILFSNGVGEDAGEVRTGNAMILDPYGRILAETWKAEDRLVVADLDLDLLPLCTGRRWIRGRRPELYGLLTERLGHELDPRDARFSRDRVAPLPTRPNLDPDPA; translated from the coding sequence ATGGCCGGATTGACCTGCGGCGCGGTGCAGTTCCATCACCGCGCCGGCGACAAGGCGTACAACTTCTCGGTGGTCGAACGCTTCGTCGAGGAGGCCCGCGCGCAGGGCGTGAAGATCCTGGCGTTCCCGGAGATGTGCCTCACCGGCTACTGGCACGCCACCAAGCTCGATCGGGCCGGACTGGAGGCCCTCGCCGAGCCGGTCCCCGACGGCCCCTCCTCGCGACGGCTCCTCGCCCTGGCCCAGGCGTCGGGACTGGCGATCGGCGCGGGGCTGATCGAGCGCGGCGACGACGGCCGGCTGTTCAACGCCTACGTCGTCGCCCTGCCCGACGGCGCCGTCCACCGCCATCGCAAGATCCACGCCTTCGAAAGCGAGCACATCGCCGCCGGCGACCGCTACACCGTCTTCGACACCCCCTGGGGCGTGCGCGCGGCCGTCCTGATCTGCTACGACAACAACCTCGTCGAGAACGCCCGCGCCGTGGCGCTGCTGGGGGCCGACGTCCTGATCGCCCCCCACCAGACGGGCGGCTGCGACTCCCGCAGCCCGCACGCGATGGGCCCGATCGACCCCGCCCTGTGGGCCCGCCGCGAGGCCGACCCGGAGGCGATCGAGGCCGAGTTCCGGGGGCCGAAGGGGCGGGAATGGCTGCTCCGCTGGCTCCCGGCGCGGGCCCACGACAACGGCTACTTCATCCTCTTCAGCAACGGCGTGGGCGAGGACGCCGGCGAGGTCCGCACCGGCAACGCCATGATCCTGGACCCCTACGGCCGCATCCTGGCCGAGACCTGGAAGGCCGAGGACCGCCTGGTCGTCGCCGACCTGGACCTCGACCTCCTCCCCCTCTGCACCGGCAGGCGCTGGATCCGAGGCCGCCGCCCCGAGCTGTACGGCCTCCTCACCGAACGCCTCGGCCACGAACTCGACCCCCGCGACGCCCGCTTCTCCCGCGACCGGGTCGCCCCCCTCCCGACCCGACCGAATCTCGATCCCGACCCCGCCTGA
- a CDS encoding glycoside hydrolase family 10 protein, producing the protein MTLSPLLACCLLAAAPAAAPEGPTPPPIPREFRAAWVASVANIDWPSKPGLPTQVQQEEARAILDRLAKSHFNAVVFQVRPAADALYASELEPWSYYLTGEQGKAPDPPYDPLKFWVDEAHARGMQLHAWFNPFRARQSGAKFEAAASHVSRAHPERVRKYGDLLWMDPGEPSARAQTLDVVLDVVRRYDVDGVHLDDYFYPYPIADPKTKAEIDFPDDASWKREHSGDDPAARADWRRDNMNQMVRGLYEGIKKAKPHVLFGISPFGIPRPGKPAGVVGFDQYAKLYADTETWLASGWIDYWTPQLYWKIESKGQPFRPLLDYWISINEKARHVWPGLSASRIGAEPGQGYDPEEILNQIRIIREAPGDDGVVLFSMKPLLQDRRGIATTLAEGLFREPALIPASPWLGDQAPSAPVLAADGGRVAVKPGPGAPPALWAVQSRKGDAWTTRIVPAATTPNLPQTPADEVVVSGVSRSGVVGPAAALNLAKP; encoded by the coding sequence GTGACGCTCTCCCCCCTGCTGGCCTGCTGCCTCCTGGCCGCGGCCCCCGCCGCCGCCCCGGAGGGGCCGACGCCCCCGCCGATCCCCCGCGAGTTCCGCGCCGCCTGGGTGGCCTCCGTCGCCAACATCGACTGGCCCAGCAAGCCGGGGCTGCCGACGCAGGTCCAGCAGGAGGAGGCGCGGGCGATCCTCGATCGGCTCGCGAAGTCCCACTTCAACGCCGTCGTCTTCCAGGTCCGCCCGGCGGCCGACGCCCTCTACGCCTCCGAGCTGGAGCCCTGGTCGTACTACCTGACCGGCGAGCAGGGGAAGGCCCCCGACCCGCCCTACGACCCGCTCAAATTCTGGGTCGACGAGGCCCACGCCCGGGGGATGCAGCTCCACGCCTGGTTCAACCCCTTCCGCGCCAGGCAGTCGGGCGCGAAGTTCGAGGCCGCCGCGTCGCACGTCTCCAGGGCCCACCCGGAGCGCGTCCGCAAGTACGGCGACCTCCTCTGGATGGACCCCGGCGAGCCCTCGGCCCGGGCGCAGACGCTCGACGTGGTGCTGGACGTGGTCCGCAGGTACGACGTCGACGGCGTCCACCTCGACGACTACTTCTACCCCTACCCGATCGCCGATCCCAAGACCAAGGCCGAGATCGACTTCCCCGACGACGCGAGCTGGAAGCGCGAGCACTCCGGGGACGACCCCGCCGCCCGCGCCGACTGGCGCCGCGACAACATGAACCAGATGGTCCGCGGGCTCTACGAGGGGATCAAGAAGGCCAAGCCTCACGTCCTCTTCGGCATCAGCCCGTTCGGCATCCCCCGCCCCGGCAAGCCCGCCGGCGTCGTCGGCTTCGACCAGTACGCCAAGCTCTACGCCGACACCGAGACCTGGCTCGCCTCCGGCTGGATCGACTACTGGACGCCCCAGCTCTACTGGAAGATCGAGTCCAAGGGCCAGCCCTTCCGCCCGCTCCTGGACTACTGGATCAGCATCAACGAGAAGGCCAGGCACGTCTGGCCCGGCCTGAGCGCCAGCCGGATCGGCGCCGAGCCGGGACAGGGCTACGACCCCGAGGAGATCCTCAACCAGATCCGGATCATCCGCGAGGCCCCCGGCGATGACGGCGTCGTCCTGTTCAGCATGAAGCCCCTCCTCCAGGACCGTCGCGGCATCGCCACCACCCTGGCCGAGGGCCTCTTCCGCGAACCGGCGCTCATCCCCGCCTCCCCCTGGCTGGGCGATCAGGCCCCCTCCGCGCCCGTGCTCGCCGCCGACGGCGGCCGCGTCGCCGTCAAGCCCGGCCCCGGCGCGCCCCCCGCCCTCTGGGCCGTCCAGTCCCGCAAGGGAGACGCCTGGACGACCCGGATCGTCCCCGCCGCGACGACCCCGAACCTCCCCCAGACCCCCGCCGACGAGGTCGTCGTCTCGGGCGTCAGCCGCTCCGGCGTCGTCGGCCCCGCCGCCGCCCTGAACCTCGCCAAACCCTGA
- a CDS encoding RimK family alpha-L-glutamate ligase, giving the protein MAIATCEQFADLDDDDRLFAEALVARGWDVAPRVWDDPAVDWGRFDRVVIRSTWTYHERPDAYRAWLEGFRAAPGRLWNPPDAVLANVHKGYLLDLEREGVPIVPTEVAKGGGAVALADVLARRGWDRAVVKPAISAGAANTWKVSDDPADHGPVCFDVARSGRLLRDATVDQDMLIQPYLPEIASGGEWSLIFLGGAYSHALTKTPAEGDFRVQSQHGGTITGAEPPAWIVEQAAKVTATVAAPLLYARVDGVERDGRFLLMELEINEPYLGLAHAPGSADRLADALVAATSP; this is encoded by the coding sequence GTGGCGATTGCGACGTGCGAACAGTTCGCCGATCTGGACGACGACGACCGCCTGTTCGCCGAGGCGCTCGTCGCGCGGGGGTGGGACGTCGCGCCGAGGGTCTGGGACGATCCGGCCGTGGACTGGGGCCGGTTCGATCGCGTCGTGATCCGGTCCACCTGGACCTACCACGAGAGGCCGGACGCCTACCGCGCCTGGCTGGAAGGCTTCCGCGCGGCGCCGGGGCGCCTCTGGAACCCGCCGGACGCCGTCCTGGCCAACGTCCACAAGGGCTACCTGCTGGACCTGGAACGCGAGGGCGTCCCCATCGTGCCGACCGAGGTGGCGAAGGGCGGGGGAGCGGTCGCGCTCGCCGACGTGCTCGCCCGGCGCGGGTGGGATCGGGCCGTCGTCAAGCCGGCGATCTCGGCGGGGGCGGCGAACACCTGGAAGGTCTCGGACGACCCCGCCGACCACGGGCCGGTCTGCTTCGACGTCGCGCGGTCGGGCCGATTGCTCCGGGACGCGACCGTCGATCAGGATATGCTCATCCAGCCCTATCTCCCCGAGATCGCGTCCGGCGGCGAGTGGTCGCTGATCTTCCTCGGCGGCGCGTACAGCCACGCCCTGACCAAGACCCCGGCCGAGGGGGACTTCCGCGTCCAGTCCCAGCACGGCGGGACGATCACCGGGGCCGAGCCCCCGGCCTGGATCGTCGAGCAGGCCGCGAAGGTGACGGCGACCGTCGCCGCCCCGCTCCTCTACGCCCGCGTCGACGGCGTCGAGCGCGACGGCCGCTTCCTGCTCATGGAGCTGGAGATCAACGAGCCGTACCTGGGCCTGGCCCACGCCCCCGGCTCCGCCGACCGCCTCGCCGACGCCCTGGTCGCCGCGACGAGCCCCTGA